The Heterodontus francisci isolate sHetFra1 chromosome 12, sHetFra1.hap1, whole genome shotgun sequence genome includes the window CGTGGGATTCAGGGAACAGAAGGATTCAGGCATGGAATGGCAGTGACCATGAGGGTCAAAATGCGCTTTCAACCCCTCAAAAAGAATGCCAGGTGACAAAAACTGAACAGAGGGTCCTGCAACCTGGAAACATGGACCCATCCCTTTCAATCCTCCCGGGACCGGGACCAGGACCAGGACCAGGACCGCTCTCAGCTCTTGTTTCGGATTCCCAGCACCTATATGGTTAACTAGAGGATTCCTTCAGCTCCACACAGCCCCGCCCCTGCCTTTTAAAACCCGCCCCTCCTAGAAGCTCCGCCCCCACACCAGCAGCTTCTTGATTGGATGAAAGTTCTATGGTCTCCCTTCGGGACGGGCGCTGATTGGTCAGGGCGCCAGGGCTGTAACAAAAAAAGTTTGGAACTAAGTTTGAGCAGAGGCGGCGCCAGGAGGCGGGAAACAGGCGGAGGCGGAGGCGGAGGGACCGGGGCATCGGTTCCTCCCTCCAATGGGTCAGGGTGTCCAGTCCCAGTTCGGTCCGGGGACAGAAGCCCAGCTCCGGGACCTCCGCCATGGGACAGGCGATGCTACTCTTCTGCTGCCTTGTAACCACCGCTTGCCCTCAGGATGTGCCGGCGGCGAGGCTCAGTTACCGGCAGGAGGAGGATGAGGTCCGGCCACTGCCCGAGGTTCCACTGCCCGGGAGCGAAGCCCGGGAGCCCGCGGAGAGAAGGCGCCGAGAGCGGGAGCCCGGAGCCGGGGAGGATGGCGGACCCGCTCACTGCCGCCTCCGACATACAGGTGACAGACTGGGTGGTACTGAGGCCAACGGGCGGGGGTGGGAGGGTCTGGGGTCACTCTGAATTTAGTTGCGGAATCAAGCCTTTAAATCAGGGACCGGATCATTTGTCAGAGTCGTCaccgccctccccctcccctctttccccccccccccccccccccgcccggtcGAACCCCCTCCATCGCAATCCCACCCCCTCCCCGTCCCACCGATTCCAGCCTCCGACCCACTCgccccccaccaacccctccccaatcgaacacccctccatcccaccgactccaccaacccctctctttccccccccacccccctgttctcactcactcactctcaaaccccccccccccccccccccgtctcacccaTTTCCACTCTGGTGTCTCCCAAttctctttcctcctcccccccccccccaccccccttttgtGGTCTCACCcactcttgcccccccccccccgcccccccaatcccAGTCATTCCCCTCACCCCCATCCCACCGACTTCCCTCCACCCACTGCCTCCCCCCCCCAACTCGGTTACCGATAAACACTGGTACAGGTTGGATGAGAGTAGGTGGCTGCGAGATGGAGACTGTAGGGACGGGGCCGACTGCGAGCAGGAGGGTGATTTATCTGTCAGGAACTGAGCTGGGGCATgggggagagagtacagaggagcagAAGGTTGATGGAGAGATTGGTGGGATGAGAAATGATATAACgagtgatagaaacatagaaaatgggagcaggagtaggtcattcagcccttcgagcctgctccgccattcattatgatcatggctgatcatccaactcagtaacctgttcccgctttccccccatacccttttgatccctttagacccaagagctatatctaactccttgaaaacatacaatgttttggcctcaactgctttctgtggtagcgaattccacagactcaccactcgctcggtgaagaaatttctcctcctctcagtcctgaaaggtttaccccgtatccttagactatgacccctggttctggactcccccaccatcgggaacatccttcatgcatctaccctgtcaagtcctgttagaattttataggtttctgagatccccccCTTCACTcaactgaactccagcgaatataatcctaaccgactcaaactctcctcttgtgtcagtcccaccatcccaggaatcagtctggtaaacctttgctgcactccctctacagcaagaacatccttcctcagataaggagaccaaaattgcacagaatattccaggtgtggtctccccaaggccctgtataattgcagcaagacgcctcttctcctgtactctaatcctctcactatgaaggccaacataccatttgccttttttaccgcctgttgcacctgcatgcttaccttcagcgactggtgtacgagaacacccaggtctcgcatattctcctctctgtttatagccgttcagataataatctgccttcctgtttttgctatccgtgtataacctcacatttatccacattatactgcatctgccatgcattagcccactcactcaacttgtccaaatcaccctgaagcctttctgcatcctcctcacaactcaccctcccaccctgcaaattaaatcatgaatgtatattgtgaatagctggggtcctagcactgaaccctgtggtaccccactggctctccctcatcaactctactagttacatcctcgaagaattctcgtagatttgtcaagcatgatgtccctttcataaatccatgctgactctgcccgattctaccactgttctcgaagtgttctgctataaaatctttgataatggactctagaattttccccactactgacgtcaggctgactggtctataattccctgttttctctctaactccctttttaaatagtggggttacattagctaccctccaatctgtaggaactgttccagagtctatcgaatcttggaagatgagcaccaatgcatccgctatttttagagccacttccttaagtactctgggatgtagattattaggccctggggatttattggccttcaatcccatcaatttccccaacaccattctcTATAAATGGTCTGGGAGTGGGTCACACAAATCTGTATTGTACGCAAAGAAAGCCAGGCATTTCCTGCCGATTTCAAGGTGACTTCCCGATAATGGGAAATGCCCTCATTGACCTCAGCATGTGCTTATTTACAGCAGTAGGATCTTGCAGCCTTGCCCAAGGGTTGCATCATCCAACCTATTGGCATATCTGAGGCTGTATCTACTTGACTGAACTTGCATGTCTCAAAGGGATGAAATTTCAACATTAACAGGGGACGTAAAACGGACAGGAGCGTGTCCCCCACTGGTTGTACCAATCCCACCTGTTATCTCAACCACTCCCACCCTCTtttgcccccccccctccctggtTTCCTGACTTTCCATTAACAACCCTGTCACAGGGACCTAGGAATTCATAGATTCtttcagcacagaaggccattaggcccatcttgcctgctgtgctggctcttttaaagagctagtTCACTTGCAAGAGGAAATGCCATTACTGTTAAAGTAGGAAAATTCAAGAAATGGTGTGTGCATCAAGACTGCATGTGTAGGACGAGTTAATCTTACTGTTGTTTCCTGAAGGCAAGACATGGAGAAATTTCAAATTAATTTTAGGAAACATATTTTAGCAGATAATTAATTTGTGTTGAAATCTATACATCAGGCAAAAGATTTTCTACATCTGCATTATGTCATTAAACCACATTATAAACTGCATCTTCAATATGGAGCTAACTGCTACTGAATTGAAACATTGGGTATTGGGCGACTAACTTCCAACTAAAATGTTATTGCATCTATCTTCCAAGTAactaatatttaattggaattaATTTAAAGGAAGTGACTTTGGCTGAAGAATAAACAGAAACTTTAAGATTTGCTCCTGTGCGGAAGTTGTCAATAACTTGCATAATTTAATTTAACCGACTAGGACATCTGGGAGTAATTTTGAAATGATTGTGTGGGAAAAGAGCTCCCATGTGTTGTACTAGTTCTGTGCAAatcctgtttgtgtttgtgactttgccTTGTTGAGTAAGAAATCAGGCCACCTTCCATAAACCTGAGATCATCTAAGGCatgggagagggcgcagaggagatttaccaagggTGAGGGAATTAAATTATGTGGagggattggaaaagctggggtagttttccttcaagcagagaaaGTTAGGGGGAACTCTAATAGTGGCACTCAAAATCATGGAGGGTTTTGACagcgtaaataaggagaaactgtttccagtggcaggaaatGGTTACCTCTCGGTAACCAGAGGGAATGGATTTTGACAAAAGAATCAGACGCAACATAAGGAAACCTCTCTGAACGCAGCAAtttgttgtaatctggaatgtgctgcgtgaaagaatggtggaaggtgattcagttgtAAATTTCGaaggtgaattggataaatacttgaaggggacagATGTGCTGGGCAATGAGGAAATAGGAGAGTGGGAccaattgaacagctctttcaaagagctagtactagcacgatgggctgaatgaccgctACCTGTTCTGTGCGATTCCTGATCTGCATGGGCTGGTATCACACCAGGCAGGAATATGTCACTGGAGAGATTTCAACAAGATTTGGGATCTTGCCAACAAGGTTCAGAAATCCCATTTGCCTCTATATTTAGATCCTTAACTCCATATCCTGAAGGTATGTGACGTTTCTGATGCTGACGTACTTTAGGATTTCCTGCCTTTTCTTGCAGGCTGTGACTGCCAGGAAAGTGTTATCAACTTTCTGGCTTCttgaccatccctgattttaatcgctccaccattggcagccataccttcagctgcctgggctgtaaactctggaatcccctctctgcttctctctcctccttttaaggcgCTCTTCAAATTTACTTTATtttccaagcttttgatcatctgttccaacatctccttatgtagctcggtgtcaattattttattttattcatgggatgtgggtgtcactggctaggccagtatttattgcccatccctaattacccttaaggtggtggtgagctgccttcttaaactgttgcagtccgtgaggtagctacacccacagtgctgttggggagggagttccaggattttgagccagtgaccatgaaggaatggcgatatagttctaagtcaggctggtgtgtgacttagaggagaactagcaggtggtggtgttcccatgtatctgctgcctgggtggtagaggtcatgggtttggaagattctgtcgaaggaggcttgctgagttgctgcagtgcattttgtagatggtacacactgctgccactgtgcaatggtggtggagggagtgaatatttgtaggtggggtgccaatcaagtgggctgctttgtcctggatggtgtcgagtttcttgagtgttgttggagctgcactcgtccaggcaagtggagagtattccatcacactcctgacttgtgccttgcagatggtggtcaggcttaggggagtcaggaggtgggttactcgctgcagaattcccagcctatgacctgctctggtagcaacagtatttatctggctggtccagttcagtttctggtctgtggtaaccccccagaatgttgttggtgggggatatgctgttgaatgtcaaggggagatggttagattctctcttgttggagatggtcattgcctggcacttgtttactgcacatgttacttgccacttatcagtgttGAGTGTTGTCTGAGTGTTGTCTGACTTTTGctacatgtgggcacagactgcttcactatctgaggagctgcaaatggtgctgaacactgtgcactccatcagtgaacatcctcacttctgaccttccgttggaggaaaggccattgataaagcagctgaagatggttgggcctaggacggcaCCCTGAATGATgacctttgaagtgccttgggatgttttattacattaaaggtgctaaagaaatgcacattgttgttgaagTAATTCTGTACTTTAGCAAAAATGTAAAtcgtgttttttttttttaaaaagtgcttctCTTGGTAAAATCTGCATTGGCAACCTGCCCTgaagtttaaggagcatcttaaaggaggagagagaggtttagagaggaaattcttgacagctgaaggcacggttgcTAATGGtgggtgattaaaatcagggatgtgcactaaaggcctgctcgggtctgcaaaacaaaaaacctgacctgagcccgactcgGCCCAAATCCTTCCATTTTCTTTTCCGTGCCAGACCCGACCATTAGTTAACTTGCCTTCCGTTTTTCATTGTCTTGTTGATCTGCACaatcttaaaataactaacaaaaccacattttctagtccaaaaattaaattaacagagaaaccacttacctgtgatagagggtgtccgacccgagcccgaatgccggacctggaagtgcgacacgacccgaacctgacaggtcGCCTGGTCCCGTCTtggagagatcttggagggttgtagggctggaagtggTTATGGAGGTGGGGAGggttgaggctgtggagagatttaAAAACCGGATGAGCATTTCAAAATTGAGACGTTgcctgactgggagccagtgtaggacagcgagcacaggggtgatgggttcaTGGGAcattgtgagttaggatatggggcagCAGAGGTTTGCACGAGAGTAGAAGGTATGAGGTtagcaggagagcattgaaataggacTGTGGTTCCTTAGCGATTGGGACCCGTGGTAGGGGGCGGAAGACAATTTCCCTTGCGTTTGGGGCCTTGGGAAGAGTGTGGTGGCCAGGTTTGCTCAGTCAAGTGAGGATGGAATGGTTTTTTGGTGCATGGTTGTGGAAGGTCCCTTTGGGTTGAGGTAGGCATAACAAAAGGTCTTTTCTTTGTCCCTGGTCCAATTTCAGCCAATGCTGTTGTCCAACCCTGAACCTTCTTAACCATCGTGTCTTCGTACCCGACCCTAACCACTATTCCTAGTATCCATCTTCTCTCCCTGTTACAACTCCACAATGCTATCAAGATGGTTACCTGGTCCAAGTAGGGTTGCCTGCTCTGGTTGTACATATTCCTGGAGGTCTTATCCAGGTTGACATTCCATtggagtactgtgggagtgctgcactgttggtcatctttcagatgcaatgttaaattgaggccctgtctgtcctcgcaGTTGGAcatgaaagattccatggcactatttttgaaGAAAAGCTGAGTTTCcccgtatcctggccaatatttatttcaaaTAGTATCACAAagatagattatctagtcattatcactgtTCCAAGTTTTCATTTCCCCTCCGTGTGGCTGCAAGTTTTAAGGATCtggctgtgtgcatattggctatCTCGTTACTTACATTAAAATAGCGActacacttcattggttgtaaagtgctttgaaatgtcctgaggttGGTGGGTgagaggtgctatagaaatgcaaatcttaacCGTCGCTACTCGAAGGAAAaccttaagaggagatttgataaaggtgttcaaaatcatgaatcgtTTTGATcaagtaagtaaggagaaactgtttccagtcgtagagggtcagtaaccggaggacacagatttaaggtaattggcaaaagagaacTAGTGGgagatgagaaaacatttttttacgcagcgagttgttgtgatctggaatgcgctgcctgaaagggcggtagaagcagattcaatagtaactttcaaaagggaattagtcttGCAaatttctccaagtatttatcaatgaggaaagagcaggggagtgggactaattggatagctgtttcaaagactgGTGCAAGCACGATGGGCCGATTTGGTTGCTTTCTGCActgtatcaatctatgattctAGAGGTACATTGTTGAGATACATATGGAGCACGATGGGAATTGAGCAGAAATAGAGAGGAGTCAGAGGAAGGACAGAGTCTTAAGCATATTGGAGAGGCAAGACTCTGCctgagtgttatacagtgacataactGTACTGTAAGCACTCACGTGCAAAGTTTGAAAAGTGCACGTGTCCAGCTCTGGACTTTGTGGGATCCCAGAGATATGGCGGTAAGTTATGTCTGTTAAGCTTgaggatttaaaaattctcatccttgttttcaaatccctccatggtgtcaccacaccccatctctgtaatctcttccagccccacaacccttggtgatatctgcgctcctctgattctggcctgttgagcatcacTAATAttaaatcgctgcaccattggtggctgtgacaTCGGCTGCTTTGACCCTAAGTTccagaattctttccctaaacctgtccctttctctctctttttcttccccccccccccccccccttaagatGCTCCTTTTAAAACCTATCTATTTCACCTgctctcatatctccttatgtggctctgtctcaatttttgtttgataatcgctcctgtgaagcacctcggaagatgctatagaaatacaagttgttgttgttaacttGAATCACATTTCATTTTATCTTCAAGTTGGAGGCGATGAAGTCACGCCATCGGTCGCTGACCCTGAGGTTGTTTTGGTGCCTGAAGGGGTTGCAGCGAATGCTGTCATTGCCCTGGTTGAGGTCTCCGAGGCTGGAACCCAGGTCAAGTGTAAGCTCGAGGCGGAGGGGAATTTTCAGCTCCTGAAAACCTACGAGAGGAATTATGTCATCGTGACCAACGCCATCCTTGATCGAGAGAAGAGGGCGGAGTACAGTCTAATGCTGGTAACTGAAGGCGACGGGACCCCAGCCTTTACCTCAAGCATCCAATTCATGGTAAAGATCACTGATGAAAACGATAATGCACCAGTCTTTGGTGAAAGTGCCTACCGAGCGTCCATAATGGAGAATGGTCCTCCAAATACCACTATCCTGACGGTGGCGGCCTCTGATAGTGACCTTGATACCAATGGCCAAGTCACTTACTCAATTCTGGACTCCTCCGTGGCGGGGACCCCTGTATCATCTTTAGTTGGCATCCATCCCACCTCGGGGGCCATTTATGCCCTGACATTGTACGATTATGAGCAACTGAGAACCATAGACTTTGTGGTTGAGGCCAAAGATGGTGGCCATCCTTCAACCAGGACCACTGTGCCTGTTAGACTGGACATTGGAGACCTGAATGACAATCGCCCTGTCTTCACCTCTCCGGCATCGCCAAGAATCACCGTGCCTATTGGTGCAGAGTTTGCAGCTGCCGCTGGTGAATGCAACTCCGGGCAGATTGGTTCACCCGATGCTAATGGGTCTCCATCGAGCCGCCACCAAAGCATCTACATGGTTGCCACGGTGAAAGCAGAGGACGCTGATTCCGGCGCAAACGGCGAGCTGCTCTACGAACTGGTGGGCGGCAATGGAGGGAACACTTTCGACATCAATGGCAGCACCGGGGAGATCCAGGCCACTGTTTGCAATCTCAGCGAGCTGTTGGCGCAAGACTGGACCATCAGAGTGCGCGTGCAGGACCGTGGGAACCCGCCCCTGTCTTCCAGTGCCACCTTCACGCTGACCTTCGTCCCTGCCTCCGACACAACTCATGCAAGTGAGAGGATCAGTGCCTCGGTTGTCACTCTGATCTCCCTCGGAGCGCTGTGCCTCGCCCTGCTGCCAATTCTGGTGTTGCTCAGGGGCCGGTGTAAGGCCGAGAAGCGGGATGCCAGAGCATACAACTGCCGCCAAGCAGAAACTGCCTACCAGCTGCACCCGAAACGGCCCCTGAGGCAGATCCAAAAGACTGACATCACCCTGCTCCATCCGGGCGGCCGCAGTAGGCAAGGGGAGCAAGCTGGACCGGCCTCTACCCCTCCGCTCTGTGCCAGGACTCCTGAGGGTGCACAGCAGATCCGGGAGGAGCAGGTGGAGGCGGAGAAGCCCTATCCCACCCTCCGAAGGGACCGAGACTCCCACCACCATCAGTTGCTGAGGGAGCTGGTTAGACTGTCCATGGCTGGTTTCTCGGAGTGCACCTTGGAGCTCACGTCCATCTCCCCACATGTCCAGGTAAGGGGGGCTCCTCCCAAACTGGCCGGCAGTCTGGGATTTGCGCTCTGTGTCTTTGATTTGCAACCATTGTGAACTTTATGAATCAGTGCTCCTGGTGCTGGGCTGTTCACAATGGGAACAAACATTCAGGAGCAGTGATATCCATCCATTCAGTTACTGGGCTGGCTCAGTGCAGGCTCTGTCTAGATATTGATGCTATTTTCGCAAAAAaaaaaagtgcgaagtgattcattttggtaggaagaacaaggagaggcaatataaagtaaagcagaaaattctaaagaggatgcaggagcagagggacctgggggtgtatgtgcacaaatcactgaaggtggcagagcaggttgagcaaatggttaaaaaggcatacaggatcctgggctttataaatagaggcatagagtacaaacgcaaggaagttacgatgaacttttataaaacagtggttcggcttcaactggagtattgtgtccagttctgggcaccacactttagaaggatgttagacagggtgcagaaaagattcatgagaatggttccagggatgaggaatttcagttatgaagatagattggagaagttgggactgttttccttggagaagagaaggctgagagatgatttgatagaggtgttcaaaatcatgaggggtctggacagagtcgatggagagaaactgttcccattggttgaaggatccggaaccagagggcactgatttccgGTGATTGCCAAAAGGAGCAacagtgacatggggaaaaacattttcacgcagcaagtggttaagatctggaatgcactgcctgagagtgtggtggagggagattcaatcgagactttcaaaagggaattgaataattatctaaagagaaaacttGCAGGGAAAGCGTAGGGGAGTTGGACTAGGTGCattgctggcatggacacgatgggctgaatgaatgACTGCCTTCTGTGCAGTTACCATTCTGTTTATTACTCAAAACAAGATATGGGTGATTTTATCCAGAATTCATCCTGTCTTAAGTTTCTGAAAATATAAGACTGCATAGTCTCTGGCTATCTGTTGCTGTGTTTCTCTGTCATTTTTAATAAGACTTCAGTATTGGGGGTGAGTTTTGTTTCCAGTTTTCTCCCCTGTCCTCTTCACAATCCTATATAGAATTTCTGGATTACTCTTGAGTCTTGTGAACAAATCCAAATGGATACCCCTCTCAccattccccccccgcccccccccattgAAATGAACGTGATGGAAAATActtcagagtatttcctaaatggtgggAAACCTGGAACTGTGGAGTGAGCAGAGGAATTTGGGGATCCATGCAGAGTACTCAACTAAAACGAaacactacagatgctggaaatctgaaataaaagcaaagtgctggaaatactcagcaggtctggcagcatccgtggagagaaagagagaagcagagttaatatttcaggtcagtgaaagatgaaaggtcactgatctgaaatgttaactctgcttctctctctccacagatgctgccagacctgctgagtatttccagcactttctgttcttgtaCTAAAAGCTTGAGCATGGGTatgaaaagtaatcaaaaaggcgaaggaatgttggcctttatcttgaGGGGTACTAGAATTTAAAGGGGAAGGAGGgtgcttcagctgtacagagccATGGCCAGACTCCAcctggagtaactgcattcagttctggacaccatacctcaggaaaaatatattgaccttgggtggggggggggagaggagtgcCGCACAGAATGAAAATGGGAATAAAAAGTGTTAATTATAGGCCAGGTTGCAggaactaggcttgtattctctcaAGTATAGAAGATtgcagggtgatctaattgaagtgtttaaaattttaaaaggattcggtaaggagaaactatttcctttgggagGACTCCAGGACGAGGGGGCTGTAAAATTTGTGTGAGGCTGctcgggggtgatgtcaggaagcacttcgcaAAAAGATTAATGACATCTGGAACTTCCTATCCTGCAAAGTCGGAGAGTATTTGGGTTCGtttggagctttcaagattgaTGTGTGCGGATTTTTGTTATGCGAGGGTAATTCGTGATGTGCAGCCAGGGCGGATAaattggagttaggatacagataagccatgatctaattgaatagtggaacaggcttgaggtggtaaatggccaactcctgttcctttgttcctatgacGGGCAGTCAGTGCAGGGACGTGAAGCCATGAGATTCAGGAAGCTCAATTAGCTGCCGGTGGCCTTAGCAGAAGTTTATTTGTCCACATCTGGAGTGGAGCTACACAGCTGGGATAACAATGCAGTGAACGTGTCCTGCTTTTGTATTTGTGCAGGGCTCAATCCTTGTCTATGCTTGTGAATGTCAGCTTTTTGCCAGTGTAAAGTTAATGAATCACATTTGAGCTGAACAGCTTTGGGAGGTAATAGGTTGGAATTTTCCTGATTTTTGGCATTAACTACAAATAGTGAATGCAGCAGATGGGAGAATGCTattagcacaggaggaggccactttgatagatgatggctgatctgtatcttaactccatctacctgtcttggttctgtaaccctgaatacccttacctaacaaaaatctattatctCTGTCTTGAAATTTTGAGTtgaccctcctccctccacccccccccccccccccccccagcctcaacagatttttgggggagagggttccagacttccactaccctttgtgtgaagaagtgcttcctgacattgtccctgaatggcctggctcaaaTTCTAACGTCctgtccctttgttctggactcccccatcaaaggaaatagtttttctctaactCCCTTATCAAACCCTTTCGCCACCTTTAAAGACCTCGAttagatcat containing:
- the pcdh12 gene encoding protocadherin-18, which produces MGQAMLLFCCLVTTACPQDVPAARLSYRQEEDEVRPLPEVPLPGSEAREPAERRRREREPGAGEDGGPAHCRLRHTVGGDEVTPSVADPEVVLVPEGVAANAVIALVEVSEAGTQVKCKLEAEGNFQLLKTYERNYVIVTNAILDREKRAEYSLMLVTEGDGTPAFTSSIQFMVKITDENDNAPVFGESAYRASIMENGPPNTTILTVAASDSDLDTNGQVTYSILDSSVAGTPVSSLVGIHPTSGAIYALTLYDYEQLRTIDFVVEAKDGGHPSTRTTVPVRLDIGDLNDNRPVFTSPASPRITVPIGAEFAAAAGECNSGQIGSPDANGSPSSRHQSIYMVATVKAEDADSGANGELLYELVGGNGGNTFDINGSTGEIQATVCNLSELLAQDWTIRVRVQDRGNPPLSSSATFTLTFVPASDTTHASERISASVVTLISLGALCLALLPILVLLRGRCKAEKRDARAYNCRQAETAYQLHPKRPLRQIQKTDITLLHPGGRSRQGEQAGPASTPPLCARTPEGAQQIREEQVEAEKPYPTLRRDRDSHHHQLLRELVRLSMAGFSECTLELTSISPHVQQISQLLSLLHQGQFQAKPNFRGNKYLKNYRAAMQDADRTSLKDSGQGESEEGDSDCDTGRNSPIDQLLEEGLSDLLARGGWTTPTVLGARASRGEELSLEELCWMLPSPPPSDYKENVFKPEVTKNSPPVCDDEKTTFSTFGKDSLEFYPGTEEPAVKGSLLTEMSALFQLLLSQKAEAYAEPSPEVAFKLSGRRSVSSDGEGEASSASTGGRLPGRGGLGNGARYLPAVQETAEQREGTERDFHQLV